In one Pseudomonas sp. SCA2728.1_7 genomic region, the following are encoded:
- a CDS encoding XRE family transcriptional regulator, translating into MHKDSSQRASVLQHVSLNVRRLRHAADMSQTALAEKSGVSRRMLVAIEAGEKNVSLTTLDRVAEALDVAFSDLIQAPDARDPSRINEVAWAGTIPGSKAVLLSKATATREVEQWEWCLQPGEVYPSQADAEGWSEQIFVFEGCLTLMLGDQPQHIGTGEFFMFASNQPHSYRNDGDVAARFVRNVVI; encoded by the coding sequence GTGCACAAAGATTCCAGTCAACGAGCCTCCGTTCTGCAACACGTCAGCCTGAATGTCCGGCGGCTGCGTCATGCCGCCGACATGAGCCAGACCGCGCTGGCGGAAAAATCCGGAGTCAGTCGACGCATGCTTGTGGCGATCGAGGCCGGCGAAAAGAATGTCAGCCTGACCACTCTCGACCGCGTTGCCGAAGCGCTTGATGTGGCGTTTAGCGATCTGATCCAGGCGCCGGATGCCCGTGATCCAAGCCGCATCAACGAGGTGGCATGGGCGGGCACGATCCCGGGCAGCAAAGCGGTGCTGCTCTCCAAAGCCACGGCCACGCGCGAAGTCGAGCAATGGGAATGGTGTCTGCAACCGGGCGAGGTCTACCCGTCGCAAGCGGATGCCGAGGGCTGGAGCGAGCAGATTTTCGTCTTTGAAGGTTGCCTGACGCTGATGCTCGGCGACCAGCCGCAGCACATCGGCACTGGGGAGTTTTTCATGTTTGCCAGTAACCAGCCGCACTCCTATCGCAATGATGGCGATGTTGCGGCGCGGTTTGTGCGTAATGTGGTGATTTGA
- a CDS encoding DMT family transporter: protein MTSVNSPQTPLRFNRFSKAECVLVLITMIWGGTFLLVQHAMTVSGPMFFVGLRFAAAACIVALFSWRHLRELTLFELKAGAFIGVAIMLGYGLQTVGLQTIPSSQSAFITALYVPFVPLLQWLVLGRRPGLMPSIGIMLAFTGLMLLSGPSGAELNFSPGEIATLISAIAIAAEIILISTYAGQVDVRRVTVVQLATTSVLSFLLVVPTGEALPDFSWTLLVTALGLGAASAAIQVAMNWAQKSVSPTRATLIYAGEPVWAGIVGRIAGERLPAIALVGAGLIVAAVIVSELKTKGKVAEAEAELEREAQG from the coding sequence GTGACGTCCGTGAACAGCCCCCAAACACCGCTTCGCTTCAACCGCTTCAGCAAAGCCGAGTGCGTGCTGGTGCTGATCACCATGATCTGGGGCGGCACCTTTCTGCTGGTTCAGCATGCGATGACCGTCAGCGGCCCGATGTTTTTTGTCGGCCTGCGTTTTGCGGCGGCGGCTTGTATCGTTGCGCTGTTCTCGTGGCGGCATTTGCGCGAACTGACTCTGTTTGAACTCAAGGCCGGCGCGTTCATCGGCGTGGCGATCATGCTTGGTTATGGCCTGCAGACCGTCGGACTGCAAACGATCCCGAGCAGTCAGTCGGCGTTCATCACCGCGTTGTATGTGCCGTTCGTGCCGTTGCTGCAATGGCTGGTGCTGGGGCGGCGACCGGGGTTGATGCCGAGCATTGGCATCATGCTGGCGTTCACCGGGCTGATGTTGCTGTCGGGGCCGTCCGGGGCTGAGCTGAATTTCAGTCCGGGCGAAATCGCCACGTTGATCAGCGCCATCGCCATAGCCGCCGAGATCATTCTGATCAGCACCTATGCCGGTCAGGTAGATGTGCGCCGAGTGACCGTTGTGCAACTGGCAACCACTTCCGTGCTGTCGTTCCTGCTGGTGGTGCCGACCGGTGAAGCGCTTCCGGATTTCTCCTGGACCCTGCTGGTGACCGCGCTGGGGTTGGGCGCAGCAAGTGCGGCAATTCAGGTGGCGATGAACTGGGCGCAGAAAAGTGTCTCGCCAACACGGGCGACGTTGATCTATGCGGGTGAGCCGGTATGGGCCGGGATCGTCGGGCGGATTGCCGGGGAACGGTTGCCGGCGATCGCGCTGGTGGGCGCCGGGTTGATTGTTGCGGCGGTGATTGTCAGTGAGTTGAAGACCAAGGGGAAGGTCGCGGAAGCCGAAGCGGAGCTGGAGCGGGAAGCACAGGGATAA